Sequence from the Bremerella volcania genome:
CGATCGTCCACCAGCCGAGCTGATCGACGCTGATCTTCGGACCTCGCACGTCACCATAGGGGGCCCCGCGAATGATCCACTGGGCAGCCGGTTCCTGTTCGGTGCCGGGCTTGGCTGGTTGGAATTCGATGAAGATGCCTGGCCAGTTTTCCTCTGTTTCATTCGAGGTGTAACTGAAAAGGCCTGCCCCCTTCTTCTTCGAGCGGCTTCCGATGCAGGTCGTGCGGAAACCAAACGTTGCGGCGCCCTTGTACTGTTCCCACTTCTCGAATGGTGGCAGGTAAACCCGGGTCACGGCACTCGGGTACTGACGTACCGAGTAGCTGCCAGGCACACGGCAGATGAAGTCGTCCTGGCCAAGTTCATGGCTGGCACGGAAGGGGATGTTGGACTGCAGCGTCATCATCAAGAGCGCGCCTTTGCTTCCGGGAATTCCCCCTTCTGGCGTTTCGACGCGGCGGATGTAGTCGGGATGACCGCGCTTGCTGCTTTCGCCCCACAGCTTGTTCTTTGACATCCCACCAGGCAGGCGGACGTTGTTGTCCTGTTCGTGGCTCGACTTGGGATGGTTGTCGATGTATTCCCAGTTCTCGTCTTCCAGGTCATCGAGCCAAATACGCTGGCCTTGCCCTGGTACAACCGGGTTCTGAGCCCAGACAACCGACGAGGTTAAACAGGAAAACGCGAGAATCAGAGCAAAGCAAATACGCATGACACTATTGGTTTTGCTAGCTGGTGGCATTGGTGGTAGTCCGGACGAATCGGGCAACCTCTTAGGGCTCTTATCGGCTCAAGAGTAGCGATTATTCAGGAAATACCGGTTTACCGCCAGCCTCACTTGACCAGCGGAAGAATCTACTCGTTTCCGATCGCCCAGAGGGCATCGAACGTCCGCAGGTAGATTTTTCCATTGCTGATGACCGGCGAAGCGGCAATCGCTTCTCCCACTTCGTTCTGAGCGAGGACCTTAAACTCTCGGCCTGCTTGCACGACGGTCACCATCCCATCGCGACCGGTGAGATAGATCTTTCCGTCCGCATAAACGGGGGACGCCCGATGGCGAATGCGGTTGGTGCGTTCCTCGTACAATTGCTTCCCCGATTCCTTTTCCAGGGCGATCAGATTGCCGTTCTCGCGGCAAAGGTAAACTAAGTCGTCCACGATCAGCGGCGACGGAACATCTGGCGTGATCTCGAACGTCCAGTAGTACAGGTCTTTCTTATCGGTGATGTTGCCCTTGCCGGTCGTCTTCACCGCGGCCGTGATACCACGTTTGGCGGAAGGAACCACGACCATTCCATCCTTGGCGACCGGAGAGGAAACAAAGCGAAGAGTCACGTCGTAGCGTCCAGGAGGATGCAAGCCACCGACGCGCCAGATCTCGTTGCCCGTTTCCAGATCGTAGGCGATTGAGTAATCCGCACCGTGAGTGAGCAGGAACTTCGCTTCCTTGCCGTCGTACACGATCGGCGAGGCATAGCTGTGTTCGCACTCCTGGCGGGCATCGCTCGTTCGATCGGTGACCCAGGCCTTCTTGCCGGTGGCCTTATCAATGGCCACGACCTTGGCGCCGCCACTGTGAATCAACTGCAGGTAGATCTTGTCTTTGTGCAGAACCGGAGTACTGGTCAGCCCGAACTGAATGTCGAACTTGCCGTACTTTTCCTGCACGTCGATCTGCCAGACCTCGTTCCCTTCAAAGTCAAAGCAGGCAAGCGAGCCGTTCGAGAAGAAAGCCCAAACATGTTTACCATCGGTCGAAGGAGAGGGTGCTGCCGAGTTGCCTTCGTCGCCGCGAACGTCACGGTTGCCGCTACCCAGCTTGCGCCGCCACCTCTCGACGCCGTCGGTGCCGACACACATCAAGATAAGGTCGTCATCGGCGACGGAAGTCAGGAAGATATGATCGTCCCAGACGACTGGGGTCGAGCCGGCCGCCCCTGGCATGGGCAATCGCCAGGCGATATTCTTGTCGGCGCTCCACTGGGTGGGCAGGTTCTTTTCGGAACTGATCCCTTGGTTTTCAGGACCGCGCCACGAGGGCCAATTTTCCGCGGTCGCGGACGAAACAATGGTAATGACGAGAAGGAGAACGGCGGGAATCGTGCTTTTCATGAGTGGGTTTCCGTCGGAGGACAACGGGTTAGGCTTTCGAAGATTGCCGCATTATAAGGGGTAATCGACCGAAAAATCGGACGAAACGGCCCTGCTTTGCCTCGGACTGCCATTTTTTGGCCCGAGAAGTGCGGACATGGAAAGTTTGCGGCATTATGCTGAGGCGGTCAAGACTTACTACGACTTAGCTTGGTCGTAGATGCTTGAATTAATAGGAAAGGGGTGTCGACCTCCTTTGAGAAGATTCATGAGACTTACCAACATCCCCCAGCTTTATCGCAACGTAAACCGCTGGACTGAGATTCTCTCGGTGCTCAGCCGGTACGGGCTGGCGGACTGGATTCAACGCTTTCAGTTCGACTTCGCCAAAGGATTTCTCAAAGATCGAGATGGGGAGGTTCTGGCGAAATATACGCGCGAAGCCCGCGTTCGGATGGCCTTGGAAGACCTCGGACCGACCTTCATTAAGCTCGGTCAGATCTTGAGCACTCGGCCTGATATCGTGGGGGTCGACCAGGCGGAAGAACTGAAAAAGCTGCAGGCCAACGTGCCAGCCGATCCACCGGAACAAGTTCGCAAGCTGATCGAAGAAGAGTTGGGGCAGCCGATCGATCAACTCTTTTCGACATTCGAAGACAAAGCACTCGCCTCGGCATCGATTGGCCAGGTTCATCTTGCCCGGCTGTTTACCGGCGAGAAGGTCGTCGTCAAAGTACAGCACCACGGCATCGAGAAGAAGGTTTCCGAAGACCTCGACATACTATCCGGCCTCGCAGCGTTGGCGGAAAACGTTCCGGAGTTTCGCGACTATCACCCGAAGGCAACCGTGGCCGAGTTCCAGCGGGCACTTCGCCGCGAACTCGATTTTGGACGCGAGGAACGCAACATTCTGCAGTTCGAGGCGGCCTTCGAGCATAACGATACCGTTCAAATTCCGAAGGTCTACCCCGATCTATGCACCCCGCGGGTGCTGACGATGGAGTACATCGATGGGATCAAACTGAACGAGCAAGAACGGCTTGTGGCCGAAGGGATCGATCTCAGTGAAGTGGCTCGGCGTGGTGCCGAGTTGTACATGCACATGATCTTCGACACCGGCTTCTACCATGCCGACCCGCACCCTGGCAACTTGGTGCTTCTGCCTGGGGATGTGATCGGCCTGCTCGATTTCGGGATGATCGGACGGATCGATGACCGATTGCGGGAAGATATCGAAGACCTGCTGATGGGCATCACGGGTCGCGATGCAGAGCTACTGACGTCGACGATCATCCGCATTGGATCGACCCCGCCTGATCTGGATGAACGAGCCTTGCGCCGCGACGCGAATGATTATGTCTCGGACTTCGCGAACCAACAGCTTGAAGGACTGAATTTCGCCGACGCGGTCAACGAGATGTTCAAGATCGTGCGGAACTATCGTATTCAGTTGCCCCCCCAGGTCGTCATGCTGCTAAAGACGATGATGATGCTGGATGGCACCGGGCGAATGTTGAATCCTCAGTTCAGCTTGAGTGAGCTGCTGCACAAGCATCGTCGCCGCATCATGATGAAGCGTTTCTCGCCGTCGCGAAGACTGCGGAAACTGTGGCGAATGTACAACGAGCTGGAACGGCTGGCCGAGGTGATGCCGCGGCGGATCAGCGAGATCCTGGAACTGGTGCGGGTCGGCAAATTTGACATTCACCTCGATCACCGGCGGCTGGAACCTTCGGTCAATCGCATGGTGATGGGGATTATGACCGCGGCCCTGTTCATCGGTTCGTCGCAGATGCTCAGCTCGGACGTCCCTCCCCTGCTCTTCAAGGAAGAGTCGTGGCTACAGATGAAAGATATCTCGATCCCTGGGGCAGTCGGACTTGTGATCAGCTTTGCGATCGGCTTTCGCCTGGTGATGGCAATTAACCGATCTGGCAAGTTGGATCGAGAATAGGCCCTAGGCGGCCTTGCGGTCGGATTGAATGGTGACCGGAATCGTGGCTGGCTCCGGCTTGGGAGCGAGCGACTTCAGGACTTGTTCGATCTGCTGGTCGAGGGTGTCCAGCTCTTTCAGAACTTGATCCTGGCGTCGGCAAAGTTCGTCGACGATGTTTGCGATTCGAGCGGAAGTACTCATGAAGGTGTCCTGAGCCCGGAAAGAGATTCGACCGTAGAAGAATCGGAACTGGCTCGGACGATCTGAACGACGAAATAGCCCCTGCGATGCTGGCAGTCAGGCTAAAATGTTAAGCTGTACCGGTCGCGCGATCTCTTCGCTTGCCTGCCAGCAGATCAGCCCCCTCAAACGGATTACGCCGACGACTTCTCGGCTTACACATTACGGCTGAGCGAGAAGATTGGCATGAGCAGCGCCAACGCGATCCCACCCACGACCACCCCCATCACGGCAATCATGATCGGTTCGATGAGGCTCGTGGTGGTTTTGATCGAGAGATCGACGTCGTGTTCGTAGTGGCTGCTCACCTTTTCCAGCACGTCGTCCAGGCGGCCGGTTTCTTCGCCGGCGGCAATCATTTGCACGATGGTCGCCGGGAACAGCTTGCTCTTGCGCAGGCTTTCATGGATCTGGCTACCTGAGGTAACCGCATCGATTACGTTACGCCAAAGCTGCGCGTAGTTGGCGTTGTTGCAAACCTGCGAAGTCAGCTCCAGCGACTGAAGCATGGGAACGTCGCTACGGACCAAAGTGCCGAGCGTATTGAGACTTCGGGCGATGGTCACCTTGCGAATCATCGGCCCGATGATCGGAACGTTGAGCTTGACCGTGTCGATGACCTTTCGGCCTGTCTCGCTTCTTTTGAAAAAGTAGAAAGCCACGCCGGTGGCGATCAACGCCGGAATCCAATACATCCAGTAGTTCAACAGAAAATCGGATGCAGTCATCATAAAGACGGTCGGCCCAGGCAACTTCACCCCCTTGCGGTTGAAGAGCGGCTCGAACTTGGGAAGCACGAACGTCAGCAGGAAGATGGTCACGCCACATGCCAGCAGGATCATGACAGCAGGATATGCGAGCGCCGCGCGGATCTTGCCCTTGGTTTCGGCTTCCTTGCGAAGGTACTGGGCAACCTTCTCGAGCATCTCGCCCATGAGGCCTGTCTGTTCACTCGCGCGAATCAGGGCGATGTAGGTTTGATCGAAATACTTCGGATATTTAGCCAGCACCGACGAGAAGTCTTCGCCCCCTTCCACCTCTTTTTTCAGGCTGAGGATCAGCCCCTTCAGGGCTTCGTTCTTTTCCTGAGAAGCGATGCCATGGAGAGCGGTGGAAAGGTTGATGCCGGTTTCAATCATCACCGACAGCTGACTGGTCATGTAGATGATGTCATGCTTGGTGATGCGGCTACCACCGAGGGAAAACCCGCCGGAAGATTCTTCCTCAATTGCGATCAGCTGCAGGCCATCACCGGCTAGCATGCTGCGGGCTTCGTCGACGCTTTCGGCATCGATCGAGCTATCGTGAATATTCCCGAGCTTGTCTTTGGCTTGATAGGCGAAGGTTTGCATGGCTTACTGCTTGTTTAATAGACGATGTCCCCGGTGGCATGAATCACTTCTTCGACGGTTGTGATTCCTTCTTTCACCTTGCGGTAGCCGTCCAACTGCATTCCGATCAGCGAGTTGTTGTTTTGAGCGATCTTGCGCATCTCGGCGAGCGAAGCCCCGTTGACGATCGCGTCACGGAGTTCGTCCGAAATGGTCAATAGTTCGTGAACGCCAATACGTCCGCTGTAGCCCGTATTGCGGCATGCCCGGCAGCCGACACCGCGGCGGAACGAGTCGATCTCGTACCCCATGCGTTCGAGTGCCCGGCGGAGGTTGCGGTCCGGCTCGTACGATTCGCTGCACTTCGGGCAGATACGCCGAACAAGCCGCTGGGCGAGTACCATGTTGAGCGCGGCGCCGATCAGGTACGGCTCGACGCCCATGTTGACCAGACGGGTGACGGCCGAAAGGGCGTTATTGGTGTGCAGCGTGCTGAGCACCAAGTGACCGGTGAGGGCCGCTTGAATAGCGGTACGTCCCGTTTCTTCGTCACGAATTTCACCCACCATGATCACGTCAGGGTCTTGTCGCAACAGAGTACGCAATGCAACCGAGAACGTCAGGCCGACGCGTTCTTGGACTTGAAACTGGTTGATCAACGGCAAGTGGTATTCGATTGGGTCTTCCACCGTGCAGATATTGTTCTCCATGGTGGCGATCTCGTTGAGCGCCGCGTAGAGCGTCGTCGATTTACCACTGCCGGTCGGTCCCGTCACCAGGACGATGCCGTTAGGAGCATGCACGTTGGCGGATAGTCGTGTGAGAATGTCTTCCGCGAAACCGAGGTTCTTGAGAACGAGCGTGACTTTCTTCGTGTCGAGAACGCGAATCACGGTCTTTTCGCCTCGGTTGCCGGGGAAGGTGCTCACACGAAGGTCGATCTTGCGCGAGTCGAGCATCACGTTCACGCGGCCGTCTTGCGGCAAGCGGCGTTCGCTGATGTCGAGCCCGGCCATGATTTTGATACGACTGCTAACCGCGTTGAGCAGGTGAATGGGAACTTCCAGCGATTTATGCAGCTTGCCATCAATTCGGTAGCGAACCCGCATGCAGCGTTCGGCCGGCTCGATGTGGATATCGCTCGCCCCTTCCTTGACTGCGTTGTACACGACGTAGTTCACCAGGCGGATCACGGGAGACTGGCCCGCGATTTCCTCGACGTCGCCGATATCTTCGATCGCGTCCTCAATCAGCGTGACTTCGGTCTCGTTGTTGTCCTCAATGATGTCATCGATGACGAAGACCCGCGAGTCAGGTAACTGCGAGATCATGCGGCGTATGTCTTTGGACGAAGCCGCGACGATTTGAACCTGAAGACCTGTCTGGGTCTTGATTTCTTCGATCAGAAACAGGTTTGAGAGTTCCGACAGAGCGACACTCAGCACGCCGCGTATTTTGAACAGCGGAAAGATGCCGTGCTTTTCGATGTACTCGCGCGGAAGGAGGTCGACCACCTTCGGGTCGTACAAACGGGCTTCCAGACGCGCATGCGGCACACCATACTCGGTCGCCAGACATTCGATGACGTGATCTTCGGAGCAGAAGTCAAGCTCGACGAGGATTTCACCCAGCAGCTTGCCCTGGCCTCGCAATTTCTGATAAGCGAGCGCTTGTTCCAGTTGTTCGACCGTGACGTACCCGCGGCGGATCAAAAGATTACCCAGCCGAGGCGGGGCGCTGGTCATTGGGTTCATCATCGATTCCATGGCATCCTTCCTTTCCGCTTAGGCGAAGCTCTTGACGGCATCGATGACGCTGTCGAAAACTTCCAGCATTGAATCGAGACGGGTGACTTCCAGGATCTTGCGATTGGCGTAGTTCGTCGTGGCGATTCGCAGATCTCCCCCCTTCTCACGCAGAGTATCTTGCACGTCGAGCAGCGTTTCCAGGCCGACGCTGTCGATCGTTTCCGTGCCGTCGAGATCGACGATCAGCTTTTGACGTTCGCGTGATTCGAGGAACGCGCGTACGTTGTCGGCCTGATCCTCTCCCAATTCTTCAGGAGTGTGGACCACCATGACGGCGCCAAAGATTTCAGTCGACAGATTCATACTTTATTGGTTGTTGCTAAAAGGTAGCGACGTTCGGTACATACTTGCCTGTTTCCAGGACCTCTTGAATGCACTGCACCAGGCCGCGAGGGCTGAAAGGCTTGGCCAGGACGGCCGCGATGTCCAGTTCCGACGTGCCGTCGTCGCCGGAAAGGTCGTACCCTTTGGCCGTGAGCATGATGATGGGCAAGTCGGCTGTTTCGCTGTGGGAACGAATCGTGCGGCAGAGGGACAGACCATCCATGCGCGGCATGTGGAAATCGGTGATCAGGATGTCCGGACGTTCCTTTTGAATCGCTTCCCATGCTTCCTGCCCATCTTCCACGCACGTCACTTCAAAGCCGCTTCGCTTCAGCTTGAACTCAGCGGCACGCAGGATATGCATCTCGTCGTCGGCAATCAGAACTTGGACTGGCATCGGAGTCATTCCTTTTCTACATAGTATTTCGCGATTAGCTTGCGTGTTCGATCACTTGCACGGTAGGCAGAGCAATCATGAAGGTACTGCCCTTACCCAGTTCGCTCTTGACGGTGAGCGTTCCGCTGTGGACGTCTTCGACAATATGTTTGGCCAATGGCAGTCCGAGACCGGTGCCTGAGGCCATCTTCTGGTCTTTCTTCACGCGGTAGAACTTCTCGAAGACCATTTCGCAGTCTTCCGGACTGAGCCCCACCCCAGTGTCTTCCACCTCGAAGTGAACTTCACGATCGGACATCCGGCTGCGTAGCGTCACGCTGCCGCCGTCAGGCGTGTATTTGATGGCGTTGGAAAGCAGGTTGATCGCGGCTTGCAGGATCATGTCGCGGTCGGCCAGCACGCCCAGATACATTGGGCTAAGTTCGACCTTGAGGGTGATCTGTTTCTGTTCGGCGGTAGGCTGAACGATCGCGGCGGCCTCTTCGAGCAAGTCGTTCAAGGAACGCGGCTTCTTGCTGACGCTCACCACGCCGGCTTCGATTCGAGCCAAGTTCAGCAGGTTGTCGATCAATCGCTGCAAGCGGTCGGCCTGGCCGCTGATCACGCCGAGGAACTCGTCGCGAGTCTCTTCGTCTTCCGCTTCACCATCGGCAAGAAGCTCGGTGTAGGCCTTGATGCCGGCCAGCGGCGTTTTCATTTCGTGGCTCACCGCCGAGACGAATTCGGCGTTACGGCGCTGGATTGCCTTGTAGCCGCTGATGTCACGCATAACGGCCACGGCACCGAAACCGGAATCCGAAGCGCCTTCGTGTTCGCCTTCGGAAACGGTGTTCACCGTGACGCGGTACCAGTGCTTTTCACTGTCGGGGTCTTCCAGTTCAATCTCGGCCAGGCGGGTCGATTTCAGCTTGCGGCGGCGAGTCTCATGCAGCAGTTGTACGAGCGATTCGCAGTTCAATCCCTTTTCCAGTGGCGTTCCTTCGGCCACTTTCTCGAGCCCCAGCAGTTTGACGGCGGCTGGATTCATCAGGGTGATTTCACCGTATTGATTTACCATCAAGACCGGCTCGGTCAGGCCTTCGATGACCCAATAGATTTGAGCGGCTCGGGTTTCGGCCAGGTGTGCTTTGACTTCACTGCTGGCGGACTTCTGTTGAAAGTCGTAGATCTTCTCGCGGTCCTGATCAATGGACTGGAAGATCTCCAGCAGAATGTTCTGGGCACGGGCAGATAGGTTGGATTGCGCAATCTGCTGCTGAAAACTCTCGGGATCCAAGTCGTCAGAAGACATGGCGGCGAGCTTTTCGAGCTGTTCGTACAGAGTCTGGGAAAGTTGGCGATAAGACGATCGCTGAACAATGCTCAATACCAGCGCAATAGCCACGCCGACCATGGTCGAAACCGCCGGAAGCGATGCTCCGGCCGGATCCATGGCGATTGCTACTAGTGTGGCGACCAGAGTCAGGCCCAATACGATGGGGCATGACCAGGCAAAGAGGGCGAATATCCCCGGTCGATTCGCAGTCATTGTTTACGTCGATCTGAAAGGGTTGCGGCTCTAATCCGTCGCCTCTTGGGCCCCTGATGCGCAGTTCAGGGTGGTCCGCGAAGCGGGAAAGCTAACAAAACTTAGGTCAGATCAACACGAAGTCCATCGACGCATCGTTGCATCGAGTGATGCGTATCGCTTTCATAATCGAAATAATCGATACCAGGCGAATTTGGGACTAGGCTGAGACTCGTCGAACCGTTGTGTTGGGGACGATACGCTGAGAAATGCCATCCCACAAATCCGACAGTTCCGTGCAGAAGGCATATTGAATCTGGACTTCCACACGGTCGCCTGGTTCGACCTCCAGGGGCTCGTGCAGCGGGACCACAAGGTATTGATTGTGCCAGCAGACTTCCGATTGCTTTTCGAGCAACACCGATAGCACGTTCTTGGTGACCAAACGCCAGGCGTTAAGGGTCCCCCCCTTTTGCATCATCACGATGCCCTTCCAGGATACCTCGTGCGTGTATGTCTCATCGTAAATGACCGTTTGGTAAACGGCCGGCGAACCCAGGTCCTGGGTGCCAGCGACCTCGGCCATAGGTGGTTGAAACAGCGGTACCGGGGCGTGGAAGCCAGCAAACTGGTAGCTCTGCATCACCGGCTGGATAGCCAGAATGGTGGCTTCGGGAATAAAGCGAGGAAGCTTTGGCCCGTGTTTTTGCGTGTAATTCTGCTTGAATGCCTCGATCACCGCCGTCTGCTTTTCGCGGATCAGACCGACATGCAGCATCTCGCAGGTGACCACGTCGACCGGCTGGGGCGGGACGAACGTGGCGGCATCCTGGTGGACGATGGTGACTCGATCTTCGACCTGATTGATACGCAGGAAACGCCGGGCCACTTCGACGAGTTCGGGATTTCGCTCGACGTAGAAGACCTTAGCTCCCTGCATCGCCGCAAAATAGGAAAGAACGCCTGTGCCCCCACCCAGGTCGACAGCGGTCATTCCGGGGCGAACCGTTTCCGCGATGGCCTGCTGGAACGAGGTCATGCGGTAGTTGTCGCGGAGCATATCATAGTGGTAGTGCAGTGGAATAAACTGGCCGAGGACTTCAGGAGAACTCACTTCGTCGGAATCCTTTCAGGTCAGGGAGTACAAGCGGGGCAATAGTAGTGCCCCTGCCGAGGTGCCGCAAGGCGGATCTGTTAGGGTTAGAGTGGTTAATTCAAGGATGCAGGACAAACCGCAAAAGCGGTAAAGAGCGAATACAAGGGGCCAGGAATGCTCCAACGCGTTGCAGGCGTGCTATCAGGAAGCACAGGTTTTACCGATCAGTCCGATAAGTGGTCATCAGCCCTTGAGAATCTGATGTTTCAGCACGGAAGCGGATGTCCCCGTACTAACCACCGGGCAGTTTCGTTCCGATACATCTCGTTAGTTGCTGCTAAGATTTGGATACGGATCGGATACTTTCATGCTTTCAAGAGTCGAGATCGAAAACCTGCCTGCCCATGAACTCGAGATCCTGATGGAGTACGGGCAAGATCTGCTATCGCCGAGTGAACTGCTCGGAGTCCAACTATTCATTCAGCGGATTGGCGGGATACAGAATGCTCGACAAGCGATCGAGATGCTGAAGAAGCTGGAGCAGTAGCCAGCGAGCTGCGTCGCAGAACGTATCTCTTGAAGGGGCGTGTCTCTATGGCCCCTCGGAAGCTAGATTCCCGGAGTGCTTGCCGAACCAGCGGCTGCCATCTCGCACTTCTCGGCGCGAAGCAAGCGCAGCCAATCGAGATAATCTTCGATTTCCTCCATCGGCATCCCCAGTTGCAAGGCGGCCTGGATAGCGGAAATTCGCTCGAAGTAATCGCTCGAATTCTCAAGCAGCAGTTTGGCTTTTTCGTTGGCCATGGCTTTGACTCGCGTGTGTTGGTGATTTGCAGAACCTACCATGAAAAGGCTCGGCAAGAAATATGAACCTGCGCGTCCGTTGCACCTATTATTATCGTCACGCGAGAAAGTCTAGGTCATAAGGCACCACATGTTGATTACTAGCGCGAAGTTTCGCTTGGGATATTGTTATAAGACGTAAAAACACCAGGGCGCTAGCTGGTGTTTCGACATTTTCAACTTTTTGAAAAAAGGCCCAAAAAGCACGATTCTTCCGGGACAATCGGCCCTCACGTCCTAGACTTTTCGAGTGTCGTGCGCCCTTTGAGGCAAGTAGGTCTACGCCGTCGTTCAATGCGGAAGTCATAACTATGTCCGGTACCGAACTTAAGTCAGGTCTTCTTGCGGCATTGCTAGCGGATGATGGATTTCGTCCTGAAGAACCCAAGACATTGGAGGACACTCAGTTATCAGCAACGCTGGTTGAGTCGATCATCCTCAAGCTGTACCTGAACATTGGATCGATGAGCGGTCGCAAGACGGCCGAGCACATCTGCCTGCCGTTTGGCGTGGTCGAGGGACTGCTGACTTCGCTTCGCACACGTCAATTGATCACCCACTGCGGTTCCGCCCCGCTGAATGATTACACGTATACCCTGACCGATCAGGGACGTACGCGGGCCCAGACCTACATGCATTCGTGTTCCTATTTTGGCCCCGCGCCGGTATCGCTGGACGACTATATCACCTCGGTCGAGGCCCAGTCGGTAAGAAATGAAACGCCCAAGGAGGAGGATCTGCGTCGTGCGTTCGAGGGACTTTCTGTCGAGCCAGGCATGTTCGATCGATTAGGACCAGCCGTCAATTCCGGGGCTGGTCTCTTTCTTTATGGTGCTCCAGGCAACGGCAAGACGACCCTTGCTAAACGAATTACAGCCTGTTACGGGCAAGAGATTTGGATTCCACGGACCGTTGTGGAAGATGGCCAGTTCATCAAGCTGTTCGACGCCGCTTTCCATGAGACGGTCGACCAAGAGGAAAACAGCATCATCAAGAACGACAACTTCGATCATCGCTGGGTCAAGATTCAACGTCCGACCGTGGTTGTGGGTGGCGAACTGACCATGGATAGCCTCGAAATTCGTTTCGATCCGATCAACAACATTTGCGAAGCTCCGCTGCAAATGAAGAGCAACTGCGGTAGCCTGCTGATCGACGACTTCGGACGCCAGCGTATGCAGCCGCAGGAGTTGTTGAATCGTTGGATCGTTCCCCTGGAAAATCGAGTTGACTACCTGGCCCTGCCCAATGGAAAGAAGATTCAGGTGCCCTTCGAGCAGTTGATCATCTTCTCGACCAACCTCGAACCTTCCGACCTGACCGACGACGCGTTTCTGCGTCGTATTCCTTACAAAATTGAAGTGGAAGATGCTTCGCACGAAGAGTTCCACAAGCTGTTTCAGATCTTTACCAAGCAGTTTGGCTGCCGTTACGACGAAGAGTCGGTGACCCATCTGATTGACAAGCACTACACGCCCAACAAGCGTCCGCTACGACGCTGCCAGCCGCGCGACCTTCTGACGCAAATCCGCAACTACTGCGTCTACAAAGGATTTCCAATGGAGATGCGGCCAGAGTACTTTGACCTGGTCGTGGGAAGCTACTTTACCGTGGTTGCTGGCAACGACTAACCAGCCAGAGATTGAGCGAATCTTAGCGTGTTCTGATCGGTATCTTTCACGTACATCTCGCGCATCCGCCAGCTCTGGTCAGTGGGTGGCAAAGTGATCGGGATACCGCGAGCGACGAATTCTTCATGCAGCCGATCAACGTCATCGACCGTTATGAAGACCACGCCCCCCAATCTTCCATCGCCGGGAAATGACGAGAGATGCAGGACGGCACCGTCTCTCTCAACTCCCATATAGGCAGGGTTTATTTGGTTTGGATCGGGACGATAGCAGAATTGGTTCTGAAATCCGAGGCGTTCCAAATAGAAGTGCTCTGCGTCGCGTAAGCACGTGACGCGCAACACTGGAGTCGCTTCCAGCAGCATGGCTCATTCCCATCTCGTGACTATGGAAAATTGGTCGTCACAGCGAATGAGACAGCCTAACTTCTTTACGGCAGTGAAACCATCACTGGAGAATTCATGGAGGTCAGGTCATCGCAGTGAATGACGCCAACCGGCGTGCCGTCGCGAAGGACTTGTAGCCAGGACGAATCGTT
This genomic interval carries:
- a CDS encoding response regulator, whose product is MPVQVLIADDEMHILRAAEFKLKRSGFEVTCVEDGQEAWEAIQKERPDILITDFHMPRMDGLSLCRTIRSHSETADLPIIMLTAKGYDLSGDDGTSELDIAAVLAKPFSPRGLVQCIQEVLETGKYVPNVATF
- a CDS encoding sensor histidine kinase — protein: MTANRPGIFALFAWSCPIVLGLTLVATLVAIAMDPAGASLPAVSTMVGVAIALVLSIVQRSSYRQLSQTLYEQLEKLAAMSSDDLDPESFQQQIAQSNLSARAQNILLEIFQSIDQDREKIYDFQQKSASSEVKAHLAETRAAQIYWVIEGLTEPVLMVNQYGEITLMNPAAVKLLGLEKVAEGTPLEKGLNCESLVQLLHETRRRKLKSTRLAEIELEDPDSEKHWYRVTVNTVSEGEHEGASDSGFGAVAVMRDISGYKAIQRRNAEFVSAVSHEMKTPLAGIKAYTELLADGEAEDEETRDEFLGVISGQADRLQRLIDNLLNLARIEAGVVSVSKKPRSLNDLLEEAAAIVQPTAEQKQITLKVELSPMYLGVLADRDMILQAAINLLSNAIKYTPDGGSVTLRSRMSDREVHFEVEDTGVGLSPEDCEMVFEKFYRVKKDQKMASGTGLGLPLAKHIVEDVHSGTLTVKSELGKGSTFMIALPTVQVIEHAS
- a CDS encoding methyltransferase domain-containing protein, with product MSSPEVLGQFIPLHYHYDMLRDNYRMTSFQQAIAETVRPGMTAVDLGGGTGVLSYFAAMQGAKVFYVERNPELVEVARRFLRINQVEDRVTIVHQDAATFVPPQPVDVVTCEMLHVGLIREKQTAVIEAFKQNYTQKHGPKLPRFIPEATILAIQPVMQSYQFAGFHAPVPLFQPPMAEVAGTQDLGSPAVYQTVIYDETYTHEVSWKGIVMMQKGGTLNAWRLVTKNVLSVLLEKQSEVCWHNQYLVVPLHEPLEVEPGDRVEVQIQYAFCTELSDLWDGISQRIVPNTTVRRVSA
- a CDS encoding ATP-binding protein, with protein sequence MSGTELKSGLLAALLADDGFRPEEPKTLEDTQLSATLVESIILKLYLNIGSMSGRKTAEHICLPFGVVEGLLTSLRTRQLITHCGSAPLNDYTYTLTDQGRTRAQTYMHSCSYFGPAPVSLDDYITSVEAQSVRNETPKEEDLRRAFEGLSVEPGMFDRLGPAVNSGAGLFLYGAPGNGKTTLAKRITACYGQEIWIPRTVVEDGQFIKLFDAAFHETVDQEENSIIKNDNFDHRWVKIQRPTVVVGGELTMDSLEIRFDPINNICEAPLQMKSNCGSLLIDDFGRQRMQPQELLNRWIVPLENRVDYLALPNGKKIQVPFEQLIIFSTNLEPSDLTDDAFLRRIPYKIEVEDASHEEFHKLFQIFTKQFGCRYDEESVTHLIDKHYTPNKRPLRRCQPRDLLTQIRNYCVYKGFPMEMRPEYFDLVVGSYFTVVAGND
- a CDS encoding bleomycin resistance protein, producing MLLEATPVLRVTCLRDAEHFYLERLGFQNQFCYRPDPNQINPAYMGVERDGAVLHLSSFPGDGRLGGVVFITVDDVDRLHEEFVARGIPITLPPTDQSWRMREMYVKDTDQNTLRFAQSLAG